The genomic stretch CTCACCCAAATAGAATTCTTAATATAAAATCGCCACGGGCGTAAGGCATCCTCACCGGCATAATCTACTCCAATGCGTGTAGATTCAACAATTTCTGAGTGTGCAATTTTAGTTGTAGAATTTTCAATCCAAATATCGTGGCCTGTTAAATCTAGCCCATAAAAGTTACGGTCAATTCCAAGAGCTTGACTTAGGGTTCCTGGTCCGGACGACAGGGTTTTGTCCAGCTTGCTTTTATTTCGTCTCTCAAGCATTATTTCTATTCCGTCTACCGGTTGTATAGCTCGTACCAAAATAGCGTCTGCCAAGCCGTTTACATTGCTCGTAACGTTAAAGAGATTGTGAATGCCATAGCACAGGTAGACGTAAGCTTTGCCCCCCTCCTGAAACATGATCTCAGTGCGCTTGGTCCGTTTTCCATTATTAGCATGGCAGGCTTTATCATTTCGCCCACAGTAAGCTTCCGTTTCGGTAATTATACCAGAGGTAAATTGCCCATTTATGTTGGTGCAAAGCTTTTTGCCTAAAAGGTCTTTGGCCAAAAAAACCACATCATCATTTTGATAGTATGAAAGGGGAAGAGGCTGCACGGCTACTTATCCCACACAGGAGCAAAATTAGGGTCTATCAACCGCATATTTCTGCTTCGTAGCTTTTCAATTTCCGTAATTTCTTCTGGCTCAAGATGAAAATTGAACACATCAAAGTTTTGCTTAATGCGAATAAGCTGGCTGGACTTTGGAATGGCAACCACATCTTCCTGTTCTACAAGATACCTCAGAGCCACTTGGGTTGCGGTTACGTTATGTCTTCTGGCAATTTTTTGGAGAATCGGTTCATCAGCAACCTGACCTTTCGCAATAGGAGCATAAGCAGTAGCGAAACAGCCCATTTCTCGTGTCTTATTCAGCAAAGCTCTCTGATCTAGAAAAACGTGATTCTCAAACTGGTTGCAGTGAATTTTAATACCGGACCTCTCAACTTCCTCAAGTAATTCAATATTGAAATTACTCACACCAATAAGTTTGCAGTAGCCTTTTTCGCGGGCTTCTGCTAATTGCTCAAGTGATTCCTGTAAATCAATTTCCTTGTTAGGCCAATGGATTAGGAGCAGATCGATGTAATCTTGTTTTAAGCTTTTTAAGCTGTTTTCTACAGAAGGCAGAAATTTATCCTTGGACATGTTAGTATGCCAGACCTTGGTGGTGACAAACAGCCTTTCTCTTGGTATGGAAGTATTGCCAATTACCTTTCCAATTTGATCCTCATTTTCATACATCTGTGCAGTATCAAAATGACGATATCCTACGTCTAGAGCGAACTCAAGAATACCAAGGGCTTGTCTTCCGGTAAGGTTAAAAGTACCGAAGCCTAATTTGGGAATCCACTCTCCTTCTCGCTTTATATACTCCATGGCTTCTAGGGTCTAAGAATTATATATCAATATTACATAAAGGATTGGGGTAAGGAAAATGTTTGCCACATAAATTTGAGGAAACTGGCAAAGAGAATATGCTCATTGAGAAAAGCAGAAACCCTAGGCATTTGTGATAAATGATAGAAGGGAGTAGCAGCTAGACTGGATAAGAAGTATTTTAGATAGGCTGGAAACAAAAAAGGGTCTGGCGAAAGCCAAACCCTTGTTGAGGTTCCGAGCGGATTCGAACCGCTGTAGATGGTTTTGCAGACCACTGCCTAGCCACTCGGCCACGGAACCATATGCAGGGTGCAAAAATAGAAAAATATACAGGATTGAAAGAGATAATTTGAAATATGTAAATTCAATAGATTAATACCAACCTTAACCTTTTCAGTATCATGAATATCGAAGCTTTAGAAAACCTTGGGAAAATTGCTGGAATAGCGGGGATTTCCATCGGTGCACTGGTTCTTATTTTCGGTAGCGTTATCCGCAAAAATATCTTCCCGGGCCTTACCAAAGAGCAGGGCTACACGGTTATTCGGATGATGATAATCGGGGCGTGTGTGCTGGCCTTGGTAGGAATTGCTGCCTGGATTTATGTTGATGTCCAGAAGAATCAGAGAGACAAGGAGGCTATTTTGGTTTCAAAATATATTACTGGACATGTAAAAGATGCAGAGGGAAAACCTGTGGTGAGTGCCGAGGTAGAAGTAGCTCAATACCCTGAAGCTTTTGATCGAACCGATGGCTCAGGAAAATTTGCCGTGAGACTAAATGGAAAAGGAAGTAAATACCTGGATGTGGTGCTAAAGCACAAAAACTATAAGCTCATTCGCCAAAAGGTAAAAGTGAATTTTGATGAAGAAGGTGACGATATTTTAATAGACCAGATTGTGATGGAAACGGCATATCCACCGGATCCAGTAAGGGAGGATGTGGTTGACGATAATGATTACCACCAGGGTAAAAGTAATGACCCGGGATACGACAAAGATTATAGCAAGCCAGTTTCAAACAACCTGGTGAGTGCTAATCTCATTTACATGGGAGATATGTACAATTGTATTTTGGACATTACTGTAAACATTGCCGGTCAGACCATTCAACCCACAGGAAACCGGTTGTTGATGCAGAATTTGCGAACAGGGAATCAAACCTATTCTATAAACGGATTAATTGGCTGTGGAACTGAACGCTGCCAGGCAACAGGAACGGGAGAGGTTTTTATACAACAAGGAGCCAACTACTATGTAATGTGGAATTACAATACTTGCGTAGTCGGCATTTATGATGAAGTAACTTACAATGCACTTAGCGGCTTGTAGCCATCACCACACTTACACTTTCTACATCACCATTTATGGGCGGCTGTAGTTTGCTTAGTTTAATCTCTGCTTTTTGCACCAAAGGCATTTCGGCCATAAGGCCATCCAAAATGCGCTGCGCCACGTGCTCAATAAGTTTGGAGCGAACGGCCATTTCCTGCTTTACTACGCGATTGATGATAACATAATCAAGCGTATCTTTCAGTTCGTCAGTTTGTGCAGGGCGATGTAAATCGCCCCACACAGTTACATTAACTCTATAATCGGTGCCAATCTTGCCTTCTTCGTCAAGGCAGCCATGGTAGCCAAAAAGTTTTATTCCTTCTACTTCAATTCTGTCCATTAGGCAGGTAGTTTTTCCAAAGCGGTGCGCATGCGTGCCACGGTTTCTTGCTTGCCAAGAATGGCGCAAATGTCAAACATAGAAGCACCCATTCCTTGACCCGTAACGGCAAGTCTAAACCCTGGACCTACTTTACCAAATCCTGTTTCTTTTTCAGTAAGGTAATCTTTGAAGTTTTTCTCCAAAGTTTCTGAATCAAAGTACTCTAAAGCTTCAAAACGGTGAAGCAGATTTTCTACGTGCATACGAGATTCTGCGTTCCATTTTTTGGCCAAAGTCTTTTCATCGTAATTGATAGGAGGCTCAAAAAAGTACATGCCTTCATCAAGAATATCGGTAACAAAGTAAGCGCGTTCTTTCATTATAGAAGCTACTTTTCCTGCATATTCAGCATCGGTGTGAATACCTTTTGCATCAAGGTAAGGAAGAAGCAGTTCTCCTAATTCTTTGTCACTGTGCTTGCGCAAATATTGTTGGTTGAACCACTTAGTTTTTTCGTGGTCAAATTTAGCTCCAGCCTTATTTACACGCTCTAAAGTAAAGGCGTCAATTAGCTCTTGCATGGTAAATAATTCCTGCTCAGTACCTGGGTTCCATCCCAAAAAGGCCAGCATATTTATAAAGGCTTCAGAGAAATACCCTTGCTCGCGGTAACCCGAAGAAATATTATCTGTTTCAGGGTCTTTCCACTGTAGTGGGAAAACCGGGAAGCCAAGTCGATCGCCATCACGCTTGCTGAGTTTACCATTTCCATCAGGCTTAAGCAATAGCGGTAGGTGAGCAAATTGTGGGCGGGTTTCTTCCCAACCTAAATATCTGTAAAGTAAAATGTGCAACGGGGCAGAAGGCAACCACTCTTCACCACGAATTACGTGAGTGATTTCCATCAAATGGTCATCCACAATGTTTGCCAAGTGATAAGTAGGCATTCCGTCAGATTTAAAAAGCACTTTATCGTCCATGTTGTTGGTGTTTACAGAAACCCAACCACGGATGATATCTTCAAATTTCACTTCCTCATTTCGCGGAAGCTTAATACGAATTACATAAGGCTCGCCAGCATCCAATCGCTCCTGAACTTCCTGTGCAGAAAGTGTGATGGAGTTTTTCATGTGGCTGCGGGTTACGTGATTGTACTGCCAGTTTGCAGTTCCGGCTTGTTTTGCCAGTTCACGCATTTTGTCCAGATCTTCTGAAGTATCAAAAGCATAGTATGCGTGTCCGCTTTCAATTAGCTGATCTGCATACGCACGATATAAGTGTTTGCGTTCTGACTGACGATACGGTCCATAATTTCCGCCTACGCTTTGTCCTTCATCAGGTATGATTTTTGACCAAGTCAAAGCCTGGATAATGTAATCTTCGGCACCAGGAACGTATCGGGTTTGATCCGTATCCTCAATTCGAAGAATAAAATCGCCACCGTGTTTCTTGGCAAACAGGTAGTTATAAAGGGCTGTGCGCACACCACCCATGTGCAAAGGGCCAGTGGGACTGGGGGCAAAACGTACTCGTACTTTTCTTTCGCTCATTTGATCTTTTACTTTGAGGCGGCAAAGATAATTATCTTAACAGGGTTTGTACCTTTGAACAACAGCAATTGACTGTATAAATTGACGTTGATTTGTAAAGCGTCATTACGAGACTATGGCAAAAAGTGAAATTTTACGGAAAAGACTGGAAGTTTTTATCAGCAAGTATTACAAAAATCAGCTGATAAAGGGTGCTATCTATGGCGTCAGTCTGAGCGCTATGTATTTTTTCTTTCTCGCTGTAGCGGAATATTTTGGTCGCTTTGGCAGCGGAACTCGACTCACACTTCTTATTGGTCTTATCGCTGGTCTTCTTGCAATCCTTGGCTATTACATTTTGTATCCGCTGAGTAAATTACTCAAAGTTGGAAAAAGGATTAGTTACCAAAAAGCGGCTCAAATTATTGGTAAGCATTTTCCTGAAGTTGACGATAAACTACTGAACGCTATTCAGTTAGAAACGGTTTCGGGTGCGCAAAGTGATTTGATTCAAGCCAGTATTGATCAAAAGATCGAAAACTTGTCGCCTGTTCCGTTTACTCGGGCAGTAGATTTTAGTGAAAACAAAAAGTACTGGCCGATTCTTGTTATTCCTGCTCTTATTTTTATTGGTGTTTTCCTTAGCGGTGAATGGACTAATCTTACCGAAAGTGGAAGAAGGATAGCTGAGTTTAATCGTGAATTTGTTCCAGCAGCTCCTTTCCAGTTTGTGCTTCTGAATGATGAAAATACCTTAGAAGAGGGACAGAGTGTAACTATTAAGCTACAGCTTGAAGGAGACAAGATACCTGCCGAAGCTAGTTTGATATTGGGCGATGAAGAAATTCGGATGAATAGAGGTGAAGGTTCTGAGTTTTCACTTACGATTCCAGAGGCCAGGGCAAACTTTGATCTGCGTTTTAAAGCCGCAGGTTTTCTCAGCAAAACTTATCATTTTGAAGTATTGCCGGTGCCTCAACTGCAGAATGTCCGCATAAAAATCATCCCACCTTCATATACGGGTTTGGCACCATCAGAAGAAGAGTTACGCATGGTTCACGATGTTCCCGAGGGAAGTCAGGTGATCTGGG from Owenweeksia hongkongensis DSM 17368 encodes the following:
- a CDS encoding DNA-3-methyladenine glycosylase; translation: MQPLPLSYYQNDDVVFLAKDLLGKKLCTNINGQFTSGIITETEAYCGRNDKACHANNGKRTKRTEIMFQEGGKAYVYLCYGIHNLFNVTSNVNGLADAILVRAIQPVDGIEIMLERRNKSKLDKTLSSGPGTLSQALGIDRNFYGLDLTGHDIWIENSTTKIAHSEIVESTRIGVDYAGEDALRPWRFYIKNSIWVSKL
- a CDS encoding aldo/keto reductase; this encodes MEYIKREGEWIPKLGFGTFNLTGRQALGILEFALDVGYRHFDTAQMYENEDQIGKVIGNTSIPRERLFVTTKVWHTNMSKDKFLPSVENSLKSLKQDYIDLLLIHWPNKEIDLQESLEQLAEAREKGYCKLIGVSNFNIELLEEVERSGIKIHCNQFENHVFLDQRALLNKTREMGCFATAYAPIAKGQVADEPILQKIARRHNVTATQVALRYLVEQEDVVAIPKSSQLIRIKQNFDVFNFHLEPEEITEIEKLRSRNMRLIDPNFAPVWDK
- the folB gene encoding dihydroneopterin aldolase, which translates into the protein MDRIEVEGIKLFGYHGCLDEEGKIGTDYRVNVTVWGDLHRPAQTDELKDTLDYVIINRVVKQEMAVRSKLIEHVAQRILDGLMAEMPLVQKAEIKLSKLQPPINGDVESVSVVMATSR
- the gltX gene encoding glutamate--tRNA ligase produces the protein MSERKVRVRFAPSPTGPLHMGGVRTALYNYLFAKKHGGDFILRIEDTDQTRYVPGAEDYIIQALTWSKIIPDEGQSVGGNYGPYRQSERKHLYRAYADQLIESGHAYYAFDTSEDLDKMRELAKQAGTANWQYNHVTRSHMKNSITLSAQEVQERLDAGEPYVIRIKLPRNEEVKFEDIIRGWVSVNTNNMDDKVLFKSDGMPTYHLANIVDDHLMEITHVIRGEEWLPSAPLHILLYRYLGWEETRPQFAHLPLLLKPDGNGKLSKRDGDRLGFPVFPLQWKDPETDNISSGYREQGYFSEAFINMLAFLGWNPGTEQELFTMQELIDAFTLERVNKAGAKFDHEKTKWFNQQYLRKHSDKELGELLLPYLDAKGIHTDAEYAGKVASIMKERAYFVTDILDEGMYFFEPPINYDEKTLAKKWNAESRMHVENLLHRFEALEYFDSETLEKNFKDYLTEKETGFGKVGPGFRLAVTGQGMGASMFDICAILGKQETVARMRTALEKLPA